The Effusibacillus lacus DNA segment ATTCGGGCAAAAGACCTGGTGGACCTGGCCATTCCCCGTGGTGGGGCCGGCCTGATTCAACGTGTGATGGAAAATTCGCTGGTTCCGGTGATCGAGACCGGGGTAGGCAATTGCCATGTCTATGTGGATGCCGAGGCCGATTATGAGATGGCGACCAAAATCATTCTGAACGCCAAGACGCAACGGCCATCCGTGTGCAACGCGATGGAGACGATGCTTGTGCATGAGCAGGCAGCTAAGAAATGGTTGCCAAACATGATATACTTATTGCAGGAACGGGGAGTGGAAGTGCGTGGCTGCACCAAGACGCAGGAATTGGCCAAAGCTTGCGGATGTCTGAACCTTCCCCTTGCGGCCGAAGAGGATTATGCAACCGAGTATCTTGATCTGGTTCTGGCAGTGAAGGTCGTGTCGGATGTGGAAGAGGCGATTGCTCATATTGAGCGATTCGGGACTCGGCATTCGGAAGCGATTGTAACCGGGAACCAGGTGACGGCTGACAAATTCCTGCGGGAGGTGGACGCGGCAGCCGTATATCATAATGCTTCCACCCGTTTTACGGACGGATTCGAATTCGGCTTTGGCGCCGAGATCGGCATATCCACACAAAAGCTGCATGCCCGGGGCCCTATGGGATTAAGGGAATTGACCAGTTACAAGTATATCATCAAAGGACAAGGTCAAATCAGGGGATAGGGGGAAACAAGCGGTGAGAGAGGTCGCATTGAAGGGCAAGAAAATCTTGATACTGGGAGCGGGCGCGATTGCGGAAGCGATGATTCGGGGGTTGACCGAAGCGGACGCGGTATCTCCGGAACAGATTGTCGTAACAAACAAGAGCAATTTGGAACGCCTGCAGTATCTGCAGGAGACGTACAGGGTTTCAATCGTGGAGAACCTGGAGGACGAGGCGGGATCGGAAGCTCTTGCATCGGCTGATATCATCCTGCTTGCTTGCAAACCTCATGATGTGGCCAACGTGTTGGAGCGAATCCGCGACAAAGTGATAGATCCAGTTGTGCTCTCGGTGGCGGCAGGGGTTTCCACTGATCTGATGGAATCGATCCTGGGGCAGAATGCGCGAGTGGTCCGGGCAATGCCCAATACTGCTTGTGCGGTGCTGGAATCGGCAACAGCAGTTTCCTATGGCAAACATTGCGAAGAAGAGACAAAGACGCTGGCAGAAACCATTCTTTCGGTGCTGGGCACTGTTTCTGTCGTAGAGGAAAAACTGATGGATGTGGTCACCGGGTTGTCGGGCAGCGGGCCGGCCTATTTTTACTATATGGTGGAAGCCATGCAGTCGGCGGCCGAGAATCTGGGGCTTCCTTCCGATACGGCAAGGACTTTGATCCTGCAAACTCTGTTCGGGGCGGGAAAGATGCTGCAGGAAACGCATCTTGATCCCAATGTGCTGAGAAGACAGGTCACTTCCCCCAACGGTACTACCATGGCGGGGATCCGTGTGTTTGAAGAAGCCAATTTCAAAGAACTGGTGGAACGGGTGATCACCCGGGCAGCGGAGCGAAGCAGGGAAATGGGAGAGCAGCAGGCTTCGATCCTGCAATAGAAGAGACAAGGAACGAGGTTGTCCCAAAATTGGTTGTTTGGAAGCTTCCTGGTCAGGTCAGAAGCCATGAGGATGACAACCATATTGAAAAATAACGGTGAAAAACACCGTTATTTCGAAAGTGTACCCTAAGCGGGCTGTCTTATGAATATTGAGACAGCCCCCGTTTTTTTCTTACTTATTTCTTAAGAACTTTCGAAGGGTGTTGGTAAGAAGTTTTTTGGTTATCCTGTCTGTATCCGTTCGGAAAGGGTGACCACAATGAATCAAACCAAGACCTCGGTTCTGGAAGCCGCATATTTCTTCAAGAAGTTTATGCAGTCACCCAAGTCAATCGGCAGTATAGTCCCCAGCTCTTCTTTTCTGGCAAGAGCCATGCTGGATCCGATTCCTTGGGATTCCCTGAACGCTATTGTGGAGTTGGGGGCCGGCACAGGGGTGTTGACCAGGAGGGTGAACGATCGGAAGCCTCACGGCTGTCAGGCCCTGATTCTTGAGAAAGATGACGATATGAGGGCGCGGTTGCAAGCGCGCTATCCGAACCTGACAGTCCGGTCAGATGCGGAACG contains these protein-coding regions:
- a CDS encoding glutamate-5-semialdehyde dehydrogenase, which gives rise to MPNIGNEKVTETVMGLREAVLAKAKAAKRTTRVLGTLSTEQKNEALLKMADALWRNRDAIFAANGEDVKEARESGVSEARIDRLALTEKRLREMMEGLRQIAGLEDPVGESLETIRRPNGLLIEKVRVPFGVIAMVYESRPNVTVDAAGLALKTGNAVVLRGGKEALKSNIALVEALQDGLKQTAVPLDALQLIDCTERESVDILIRAKDLVDLAIPRGGAGLIQRVMENSLVPVIETGVGNCHVYVDAEADYEMATKIILNAKTQRPSVCNAMETMLVHEQAAKKWLPNMIYLLQERGVEVRGCTKTQELAKACGCLNLPLAAEEDYATEYLDLVLAVKVVSDVEEAIAHIERFGTRHSEAIVTGNQVTADKFLREVDAAAVYHNASTRFTDGFEFGFGAEIGISTQKLHARGPMGLRELTSYKYIIKGQGQIRG
- the proC gene encoding pyrroline-5-carboxylate reductase, with translation MREVALKGKKILILGAGAIAEAMIRGLTEADAVSPEQIVVTNKSNLERLQYLQETYRVSIVENLEDEAGSEALASADIILLACKPHDVANVLERIRDKVIDPVVLSVAAGVSTDLMESILGQNARVVRAMPNTACAVLESATAVSYGKHCEEETKTLAETILSVLGTVSVVEEKLMDVVTGLSGSGPAYFYYMVEAMQSAAENLGLPSDTARTLILQTLFGAGKMLQETHLDPNVLRRQVTSPNGTTMAGIRVFEEANFKELVERVITRAAERSREMGEQQASILQ
- a CDS encoding class I SAM-dependent methyltransferase, producing MNQTKTSVLEAAYFFKKFMQSPKSIGSIVPSSSFLARAMLDPIPWDSLNAIVELGAGTGVLTRRVNDRKPHGCQALILEKDDDMRARLQARYPNLTVRSDAERIAEYLHELGLPAVDCILSGLPFTNFSTGQRKRILEEVMRSLRPGGLFVAFQYSLQMKNEFKQMFDSVDIQLVPFNLPPAFVSVCRKSK